A single region of the Pelobates fuscus isolate aPelFus1 chromosome 4, aPelFus1.pri, whole genome shotgun sequence genome encodes:
- the DSEL gene encoding dermatan-sulfate epimerase-like protein gives MALKLIRSTLFVTASIFSLLLIDPSLCNYSDLLVLTENVAHHHIVHDFTPNFRQKNNLFHPSLYFDKADVQGLRQKSHTSHSHLFRTIRNAVNKMLSNPSFYLPPQKHADFTSKWNEIYGNNLPPLSLYCLLSPDDKTALSFAVEYMDRMANYKDWLVVSAPGDEVPLGHSLTGFSTAFDFLYLLLDNNRRQTYLKKIYSVTEEMYEYSKVRSWGKQFLHNHQATNMLALLTGALVINSYNEFQSNIWKQLVIDVMEKTMFLLNHVVDGSLDEGVAYGSYTSKSITQYAFLAKRHFGINHFDNNWLKMHYWFYYSTLLPGFQRSVGIADSNYNWFYGPESQLVFLDSFILQNGAGNWLASQIRKHRPKDGPMVQSASQRWSTLHTEYLWYNPELISHPPSGHGVPKLHVFPNWGVVTYGGGLPNTQTNTFFSFKSGKLGGRAVYDIVHFQPYSWIDGWRSFNPGHEHPDQNSFTFAPNGQVFVSEALYGPKFSHLNNILVFAPSPTSQCNKPWEGQLGECSHWLKWTTNGSGEAAGEIITASQQGEMVFVSGEAVSAYSSSMKLKSVYRGLLLLNHQTLLVVDHIEKDIDSPVSLVSAFFHNLDIDFKYVPFRFLNKFSGAMMDIWDAHYKMFWLDQNGNSPAPKIQEAEQAAEFKKRWTQYVNVTFQLNQRISRIAYLFHGPYVNVSHLKFLDDSKLGVKLSVNINNSDNIVTLVTEYNNLGTRFKFLGFGGYAKVEEQDKIVRFGLGVEHVEKNKVTTMNVFNFGFKLYVIIGLILSISLGILAFHLRFYISFGKLMRWVLVFIITLWFFELLDVWSSCTQPICGKWNHELPNTQNKNDDRDAIEPPTVVIASLPGSGAEILKQLFFNSTDFIYIKVPTTYIDIPEGEFKIDSFFDACEWSSSDVDDGHFQLIQGWLRSLLQNTKLHLQNIDLNEPNKPKLFHRVTIGKDINRRIKRRDTILEQKSRFKVKYDRDADNVRQLRKHLVMFPNVQPVLGLSSGSWTLKLPFLQKIVGPSFRALYVVRDPRSWVYSLLYKSKPNLFSQWNVQKHLSVIFKEDTKQKCVSHIGYASEFESLKEELSNSKSNDISKLSHLWLSNTAASIRINKNSSTKNYQLIKFEDIINFPEKAAEGIYNFFGIPLSPATLNQIMFASSTNLFYLPHEGEISSSSMNTWKLNMPIEEIKLIEDICWTLMDELGYSKFTE, from the coding sequence ATGGCTCTAAAGTTAATAAGATCCACTCTTTTTGTAACAGCTTCCATATTCTCTCTATTACTTATTGATCCATCTCTCTGCAATTATTCTGACTTGTTGGTACTGACAGAAAATGTGGCACATCATCACATAGTACATGATTTCACTCCTAACTTCAGGCAGAAAAACAATCTTTTTCATCCAAGTTTATATTTCGATAAGGCAGACGTGCAAGGGCTAAGACAGAAATCACATACCAGCCATTCACATTTATTTAGGACAATTAGAAATGCAGTCAATAAAATGCTATCAAATCCGTCTTTCTACCTGCCTCCACAAAAGCATGCTGATTTTACATCCAAATGGAATGAGATTTATGGAAATAATTTACCTCCACTCTCACTGTATTGTCTTCTATCTCCAGATGATAAAACCGCACTTTCTTTTGCAGTCGAGTATATGGATAGAATGGCGAATTATAAGGACTGGTTAGTTGTCAGTGCTCCGGGGGATGAAGTACCACTTGGACATTCATTAACAGGCTTTTCTACGGCATTCGATTTTTTATACTTGTTACTAGACAATAATAGAAGACAAACTTATTTAAAGAAAATTTACAGTGTCACCGAAGAGATGTATGAATATTCTAAAGTTCGTTCATGGGGGAAACAATTTCTCCACAACCACCAAGCCACCAACATGTTAGCCCTGCTCACTGGGGCTCTTGTTATAAATTCTTATAATGAATTTCAATCAAATATTTGGAAACAATTAGTTATTGATGTGATGGAAAAGACCATGTTTCTCCTGAATCATGTTGTAGATGGATCTTTAGATGAAGGTGTTGCATATGGAAGCTACACCTCTAAATCAATCACACAATATGCTTTCTTAGCAAAACGTCACTTTGGTATTAATCATTTTGACAACAATTGGCTGAAAATGCACTACTGGTTTTATTATTCTACTCTTTTGCCTGGATTTCAGAGAAGTGTTGGGATAGCAGATTCTAACTACAACTGGTTTTATGGTCCAGAAAGTCAGTTAGTATTTTTAGATTCGTTTATTCTGCAGAATGGAGCTGGAAATTGGTTAGCATCTCAAatcagaaaacacaggccaaaagaTGGACCAATGGTACAGTCTGCATCACAACGGTGGAGCACACTTCACACAGAATATTTATGGTATAATCCAGAGCTTATATCTCATCCACCCTCTGGTCATGGTGTACCAAAATTGCATGTTTTTCCTAATTGGGGAGTTGTAACTTATGGAGGTGGTTTACCAAACACACAGACTAACACATTCTTTTCCTTTAAATCTGGAAAGCTTGGAGGACGTGCAGTTTATGATATTGTTCATTTTCAGCCATACTCATGGATTGATGGCTGGAGAAGTTTCAATCCAGGACATGAACATCCAGATCAAAATTCATTCACCTTTGCGCCTAATGGTCAGGTATTTGTTTCAGAAGCACTGTATGGACCAAAATTTAGTCATTTGAATAATATACTTGTGTTTGCTCCTTCCCCTACTAGCCAGTGCAATAAACCTTGGGAAGGCCAACTTGGAGAGTGTTCACACTGGCTAAAATGGACAACAAATGGTTCTGGCGAGGCAGCTGGGGAGATAATAACAGCAAGTCAGCAAGGAGAAATGGTGTTTGTAAGTGGTGAGGCTGTTTCTGCCTACTCCTCTTCCATGAAGCTAAAAAGCGTTTATCGTGGGTTGTTACTACTTAATCATCAAACTCTTTTAGTAGTTGATCATATAGAAAAGGATATAGATTCTCCAGTCTCTTTAGTTAGTGCCTTTTTCCACAATCTTGATATTGATTTCAAATATGTTCCTTTCAGGTTTTTAAACAAATTCAGTGGTGCCATGATGGACATATGGGATGCTCATTACAAAATGTTTTGGTTAGACCAAAATGGTAATAGCCCAGCTCCCAAAATACAAGAAGCAGAGCAAGCTGCTGAGTTTAAAAAGCGCTGGACCCAATATGTAAATGTTACCTTTCAATTAAACCAAAGAATATCTAGAATTGCATATTTGTTTCATGGTCCATATGTTAATGTGTCACATTTGAAATTCTTAGATGATAGCAAACTTGGAGTTAAACTTTCTGTAAATATTAACAATTCTGACAATATCGTTACATTGGTGACAGAGTATAACAATTTAGGTACTCGCTTTAAGTTTCTTGGATTTGGTGGATACGCAAAAGTAGAAGAACAGGACAAAATAGTACGATTTGGTTTAGGAGTTGAGCATGTTGAAAAAAATAAGGTTACCACTATGAATGTATTTAACTTTGGATTTAAACTCTATGTGATCATAGGCTTAATTTTAAGTATAAGTTTAGGAATTTTAGCATTTCACTTGAGGTTCTATATTTCTTTTGGAAAGTTGATGCGCTGGGTTTTAGTTTTTATCATAACTCTGTGGTTTTTTGAGTTATTGGATGTGTGGAGTTCATGTACTCAACCAATTTGTGGGAAGTGGAACCATGAATTACCCAACACACAGAATAAGAACGATGACAGAGATGCTATAGAACCACCAACAGTAGTAATTGCCTCTCTGCCTGGTTCAGGAGCTGAAATCTTAAAACAGCTGTTTTTCAACAGTaccgattttatatatattaaggtCCCTACTACTTACATTGACATTCCTGAGGGAGAATTTAAAATTGATTCCTTTTTCGATGCATGTGAATGGAGTAGTTCTGATGTAGATGATGGACATTTTCAACTAATTCAAGGCTGGCTTCGGTCACTTCTACAAAATACAAAACTGCACCTGCAGAATATTGATTTAAATGAACCAAACAAACCAAAACTCTTTCATCGTGTTACCATTGGCAAAGATATTAATAGAAGAATTAAAAGACGAGATACAATTTTAGAGCAAAAAAGCAGATTTAAAGTAAAGTATGACAGAGATGCTGATAATGTCAGACAACTTCGCAAGCACTTGGTAATGTTTCCAAATGTGCAACCAGTACTAGGTTTAAGCAGTGGAAGCTGGACATTAAAACTTCCATTTTTACAGAAAATTGTTGGACCTTCCTTCAGGGCATTGTATGTTGTTCGAGATCCTCGTTCCTGGGTTTATTCGTTGTTGTATAAAAGTAAGCCAAATTTATTTTCGCAGTGGAATGTTCAAAAGCATTTATCAGTAATCTTCAAAGAAGATACAAAACAGAAATGTGTCTCTCATATAGGGTATGCCTCTGAATTTGAGTCTTTAAAAGAGGAACTTTCAAATTCAAAATCCAATGATATATCCAAACTGTCCCATTTATGGTTGTCCAACACAGCAGCATCAAtcagaataaataaaaattcatCAACTAAAAATTATCAGTTGATTAAATTTGAAGACATTATAAACTTTCCAGAAAAAGCTGCAGAaggaatttataacttttttggcaTTCCTCTTTCTCCCGCAACTTTGAATCAAATAATGTTTGCAAGTTccactaatttattttatcttccaCATGAAGGAGAGATTTCATCATCAAGCATGAATACATGGAAATTAAATATGCCTATAGAAGAAATAAAACTAATAGAGGACATCTGTTGGACATTAATGGATGAACTTGGATATTCAAAGTTTACAGAGTGA